TATATCTTTATGACATACCTTTTTACTGGAACATCTGTTTCCTGTGGGTTTATTCAGTGCTAATACCTTCAGATTTCCGGACAATTTTTTACTGCAGCTGAGAGTTTTAAACATCCTTAATAGTCCACAAATTGTAAGAATAGCAGAAAATTCTACGTTATAGGTTAGTTCTGTCTGCGAAAATGCATTTGAGTTTCGCGCAAAAGCTTCTGCTGCGACCGCCGGACACAGGTCTTTAAACCACCGACTGATAAAATGATCTAGAGTTACCAGTAAAGCCGAAAACGATTCTCCGACCATCACAAATCATTTTTGTGGACGCAAATTAAATTTATCTGGTACctaattttgaagaatatttaCTAATAAAAGTaacgtgaaattaaaatcagCAGTGTAACTGTATTCTGGAGATCACACTATAACATTACAGAAGTACTAGATAAAGATAATTATCAGTCAATAATAATAAGCGGcgaatcaataaatttttaactttgtccataaaaatttgattttcttaaATCTCGTGCCTTTCGGAGGAAATTCTATAAAAACACAATGCATATAAACGAGCTTGTAAATCTTATGACTAAGTCACAAATAAAGTTATTAAAGTTAAGCATAGAATCTGATGaagaattttcacatttcaaaccaggcaatattttatttcgccTAATAAAATGTGCAAGTACCCTCTATACAGATCATCAGCTGTTTCTGGAATGGGAAATATTCCTCGTGGTGTAACGTGTTAATATCCTAGCGTTACGAGCATAGGTAAGAAGCGTAACAATGATCCGTGTTTAGTACGTCTACGCCCGATGTACTCCGGCCCGTTAGTAAAGGAGTAATGAAATCGAAGCTTGATCTAAATCGATCAGCTGCAGTCGGGGACCCGCGGGTGGGTGGGTATTTGTGGCGAGCGATTGATTGCCTTTGGGGCTTTGGCAAAGCTTGTACTGACACCGTTTCACCGAGAGCCTCTATAACGCAACCGCAGAGACGAGCAATCGGTACTTTATTCCATTCCATTTGGTGAGCTGCAAACTTTGCCAAATGGTGCATTGAGTGCCGCGAGCTACAGGTCAATCCCCGTTCCTTTCGCTGGCAAGTATCATGACCAATATTTATTCACGTCATCAAAACTTTTACTCGTTATACTCGCGAACCTAGACCGCGACTGCGTCGTCACTTCCGCATTCGTAACACAGATTCGTCAGGTATCGAAAGATCACCGAATGACTAACTCATCGCTACGGGTCTCTTCTCCGTTGTGGGAATAATTATCACGTATGAGATTAATCATCCTTGATTGGGTGATTACTTGGACGCGGGCTAGAACGGACCGAAGAAAAAGTGTACcgcgtgaatttttaaataacaagAAGACAACGATCTTTCCTTTTTAAATTCTCCCGGTTACTGCTCCACTTGTCGATTTTCAGATTTGTGCAGTTTATGTCGTCgttatttaaatcaaatttgtGATACGTAGAGGAAGCCTCTGTTCGTTAGTTTGAATGGATTACGGAACAGCGATATATAATGCGATTTCTCATAGACTGCAGTGGCTAACCGTTACGTAATGCTTGATTTGTGGTTTTTTTATACTATGTCACAGATAGTTTAGTAATAGAATGTCTGCCTGTGCTTTTTTAGATGTAGAGTAAAATGGCGATTGACATTAAGTTCACAAAGTTCGACAACACACCATGGGGCTTTCGTCTAGCGGGTGGCAGTGACTTCCCGCAACCATTAACAGTCATTAGAGTAcgtattttcatcatttcaccAATAACCCCATTCGCAAATCATGATTACATACCCCCATCGTATTTCAAacagaaatgtaaaaattattcatttttctcacaacgaattactaaaaaaaattcattacaattGTCAATTCCGAACAGAACAGATCAGTTCTTGGCATAGCTAATCAAACTTCCATCAATAATTAGATACTGCGATGTTTGAGCTTGAAAGCGTCCTTGCGGTATCCGGTTCAAGGCGAGCTTCCAAATTTTAACCCAATGTACCAAACGAATATTTGTGTCACGGCACAATAAATAACTGGCCCTCGGTAGAAGTTacatcatatttttaattcacagGTAACGGAAGGCAGCCTCGCGGAGTGCATGGGACTTCGAGTAGGTGATATTGTTGTCAGATTGAATGATCAGCCTGTCAGCAGTTACACTCACGGAAGGGCCCAGGAAGCTTTGGTATTGGCGGGAAACAACTTTGTCTTGAGTGTTCTCAGGTAACATCCTAGCCCAGCTCTCGATTTCTAGATAATTTATCACTGTTCGCGGCGCGAGATTATCGGATTATGCAAATTCACCCGCAGACGTAAATTATTTCCATCTTTTGCAGGAGTGAAGACAGTGAGAAAGTCATAGAAGCCATTCAACAGGAAAACATCGTTCCCTATAATATTCCTGTGagtgctgttttttttttttttttgataaacattttatcgatttttccGAGACAGAATAAGACACACTAGACGCAGTTCGTTCGTAGGAAatgtttgaacatttttatccAAATCTTAGCTTGAGGAACTAAAACCCGTCTATTCTCCGGAAGTGCCAGAAGAATCCGTACCTGAATCTTGCACGACCGAATTTACGGAATCTGAACGAATGTCCGAAACTCCGGAGAAAATTGTGGATCCTGACGAAGAAGCACTCATGAGCAAGCCCATGGACGCAAACAGCGAGGTTGTGACTAATAAGAATTTAACAGACGAAGAAATAGCTTTGCTGATCCTCGAGGAGGAAGAATTGTTGCCGGAACAAGGAGTTCTCGGGTAAGACTggaatcctgaatattttctacTTCCAGTTTCCGTCCTCGGACGAAAAAATGACCGCCTATTTAATCCCTGGTACTGCATTTCCAgagtaaatttcaaaaagctCAGACCCCGAGCCGCGCTGCTGAAAGAGTCTAAAGTCCTGGAGGAGCTCCAAAAAATCGAGACGGCGGACCCTCCCCAGGTTCAGGAGCTGAAACGCTCGACAACTTTCCTTCAGAAACCTCAACGACCCCCGCCTCGGCCGAAGACAGAAGCGGAACAGCCGAAGGGCGAGCAATATCGCGTCGTGATccagaagcagaagaagaagagctTCATCGAACGGCTCACAGAAAAAGGGCTTCTTGGCCCGATTCCTTCGCCGGAGCCGCCGTCCCAGGTAACGATGTATATCGAGAGCCAATCGACGCTCGCGAGGCTGGAAAATCCCGAGAGTTCGACGTTAGATAAAACTTCGCGGGGTGAAATCCTCAGAAACTCCATTTTTTCGAAGAGACTTCGTAGTAATTACGAAGAATCTGTCATATTTCGGCCGGTTTTTTGGAATCGTAGTCAATTTTGGGATGATTCACGTGCGAAGCCACACCGTGCTAATCGCAAggtggaaaaattgtattttagaAGTCGACAATTCGAGAATAGCATTTTTAAGGGCAAAGACTGGGCCACCTTGGTGAACAGAGTACTGATAATACCATTGAAGACGAATAGAAAAACTAGAATTTACTGGAAAGATCGGTATTTCAAGAAATATCTTGATAAAAACGACACTTCGTTAAATCACGTTAGGGTTTTAGAGAATCAGGTTTTAGGATGAGTTCAAACCAACATCGGAGCCGTGGAAAGGATTGCGcaagccgaaaatttttttttaagacattatattgtaaattatatgaaCCGACAGAAAACTTGGATTagggtggtaaaaaaaattattgtaaataatatcaAATCGTTCGATCGTATTATTATAAGATGTCAGctgactgattgtgagatgaAATGTAGGcaaaaattatacttcaaaGTTTGTTATTTgcgaaaattgagaatcgatAATACTTTCAAATTCGGTCTAGTGAGGAAATACATCtcattaattgataatatttttcgtagGGGAAGTATCAGGGCCacaaaaaatggtaaaaatttgaatcataaAAGTGATAATTCCGAAAAAGGGTTCAAATTTGTACAAAGTCAGTTCGTTGGAAAGCTTACGATGTGTTTGTCAAAATGAAACCACAGCTACAAAGTCTTAACGCGCAATTTCAAAAGTGCGAATCCCTGGTTATGCTGTATTCTTTCGAAATCATTTAAGATCGGTGTTCCAATGGCCAGCCATAACGCGATTAAAACGAAATGCATTTCCTCGAAGAAAAGCTTAACTTTCATCGAAATAATCCACAAAAAGTCTAGGAGGCGATCAAAGACTAGAGATAGAAACGAAATAACTTTAAACGGAAAGATGTCGTCTAATTGAAATGCGATATTCGATAAAAACACGAATGGCAAACTGACAGAAGATGAAGTGATCGGAGTTTCGGAAAGAACCAAACGTATTTGTTCGGAAAAAATCGAGTCTCGATATGACGAGTCGAGTTCAGGGCGCAGGCTGTCTTTCGTGCCAACGGTATTGTTCGAAGGTGTGACGAATAATATTGGAATTAATTTTACGAAGTTGTTCGCCTACGCTCTGATACTGTGTGCATCGATGGTCTGCTTAATTTACGCGTACAAATAACTTTCAAACGTCGGTGTCGGTGTTTCTTCAGTGGTTGAAAGATCAGGAGATTGTTTTACATCGGTTATCGcttcgtacgtacgtacgtacaccgagttcactcacaatcagttttaATAACTTGCGAACGAATTGCGACTGCAGTTGCCCCTTTGAAAGGTGACAAGTATATTTATTACCGGAGAAAATATATCGGCGCATTGATCACGTTTCACTACCACGCATATGATATACTTATTAATATACTCAAAACTTCTGTTCAGACTGAAATATAGGTGTCATTCATCGAACGGTGGTGATGTATAACGGATGCTAAATCATACATAAGTGAAGATCATTCGTTACTTGCTACCTCGTAGGACGATTTATAATATGCAATCATTCATCAAATTTACTGCTTCAGGATTGATTTTAGTGTAGTATTGtcaagaatattatttacggCATGTTTATGAACTAGCATCGTATTTCATCTATCATTTATTGTTAGTTCGACGTCAGGACAGAACATCTATATGGAAATACACACGGTCAACTGGAATAATATGATTGGTTTGATGCATCAGAGTCTGCATGTGGGATAGATTCgagttatgaaaaataataaatgaaactcATATCTGGAGAATATCAAAAAAGAGTTCACTAAATTATAACCTTGCCGGTAAAATCGTAGTGTGTAGAAACTCATTTAAATGCAATATCATCCTCAGCATCCTTCAGACTGTGAAAAGTGTTCGTGTGAAAGTACGAGTAATTTGCGGTGTAATTTATTCTGTTATTCGCTTCAGTAAACAGACGATCATTTTGACCAAGGTGATGTTTCGAAATAACATTCCATCATACGGCAATTGTCAAGTACTTTTCACGGACACTTGTAGATCAAAAATAAgttcacgatttttcttctccaacTTCAGAAGACCACACCTGCGCCAACGCCAACGGCAACACCAGAACCCCCAGTCTGTAATTCCGAAGAAGAATTATCGAGACCAGGATCAAAGGCTGACGGGATGACGGAAGTTATCGAAGAAGTTACCGAGGTTGTTGAATGGGGCGATTGCGGCGAGCAAGATTCTGTTCGAACCGAAGAAATAACTTGCGAAACTCGCGAATCAGAGATAAGTATTGAACAGATATCTGTGCCCAAATTCGACAAAGAAAAGATGAAAGAGCTGGTGACCACGGAGCTGAATCTCGAAAAGCAATTGGAAAGCGTTCAGAGCCAACTACTCGCTCTTAAGCAGTTGCCGAGCGAGATAGAAACACATTTAAGAATCGTTTCGGAACAACTGTACAAAATAATGGAGCTCAGCGGAGTGAGTAAGGACAGCCTGAGTAGCAGTCGTCTGGTATCAGGTACAGGCTCAATTGACGACTTGTTTCGAGTCCGCACTGTCGGTGACCAATGTCTGTTTATTTTAGAGCAAAATTCCGAAGTGACCAAGGAAATAACCGAGGGAGACTACTCGGAACAGGTGGAGGACGAACAAAGTTTGATGATCGACGAAGAGCATCACTACGAAGAAATCGTGGATGACATAAGGGAGAATGGAGTCGAGGAAAATAGAGACGAAGATCAAAGTCACGGCGATGAGAAGCCTAGTGCAGCACCGTGCGAAGCTGACGACGTTCCAAAGATAGTCGAGCCTGCAGAAGAGATAGAGGTGAAGGACGATAGGGTAAAGAAATTTGTCATATCCTACGAGACGCAGATTATAAGATCGAGAGATGCAAGTCCAGCGTTATCCGACAGTGAGTATATTTCGTTGCATTCGTCAAACTGAATACATACATGTGACTGTACCCACACAGTCACGAATACCAAAATAGCAAGTTAAACAATGTTTACTGAATGTATTATAGGAAGCTTTAAACCAGACCCGAACTTGTCGCCAAAAGATCAACTCATACAAGAGTTACAGGTATATTATTACACGTGGAAGGATGTTTGTCCCAGAATTTCCTCTGTTCCATTGTCTCTCACCTTGTTCACGCGTGAATGTACCGATTTTAATAAGAATCAATCTTTCATCCGAATCCAGATCGTTGCACTTTACCGATTTCATTATCTACGTACGCTGCtcttaaattttcataaaaatcctCAACCGTGGACTCTCCCTACTGATAAAATACACGGACCGATAGTGTGATGATTTATTCGTAAGGGTCCAAGGTCTCGgttcattcattcaattcaGACTGACTTCGAATCTGACCGAAGTTGAACCCAGCCGCCGGTTTCTTATCATTCCAAAGTCAATAAGCTAGTTTTTACTGGAATCTCTCCTCAGCGGaatggaaagagagagaaaccTTGTTTGGTAAAGATTTCGAATCCGACTGACAATTACCGTGAATCACTCTGCTGTCAGGTTGAATACGCCGGAATGCTCCAGCCTTTTATTCAATGTAACAACGTAAGCCGAATGGCACCGATTCGAACCATCTACGATGTTAGCTTTACTTCCGTTACGTCCGTGGTATCtaacaaaatgttttttctttccctgtCTTGCACGTTCACGTCACCATACTCTAGAATAACCACCGATTCGATCAAAATTTCGTATTCTTGTTGCACGTGCAGAAAAACGAGTGCGATATTTCACGTATGTTAATCGTCGTACGTAACTAGCGGATCTCGTGTTGTGTTGAGGAAACGTGTCACCTGCATAGATTGTGAATAAGATATGTACGCTGGGCCACCAGTGTCTCATGAATTGCGAATCCAGTGTGAATTGATCAGTACTGTCACGTGCAAAAGCCCTAAAGCTCTCTGTCTTGTCCTGCCTGAGGCGTGAAGGAATAAACTAATACTGAGAATGAGGCACGCCGGTTCGCCAAGTAAATAATGTATTACCCAACGTTTACTCTCCCCCCAAGAAGCGACGATTGATGAAATTGCAGCATGTTGAATCGACGATTATATTGATTTCAGCAAAAACAGGGGAGAAAACACTCGAAAGACCTCTGGCCCCAGGCTAAGCAGGTCGAGCTAACCTACGGGAGGAGATGGAGGTGTCCGAATGACTTTTTCAATGACGAAATGATCGCCGAGGTTTTATCTTCCCAAGCCGAAGTTCTAAACGGCAGAGCGCTTGGGTGAGCTATTTAAAGATAGGCGATGTGTATGAGTATGACGATGATATAACAGTATTTTTGTCCTCTACATCTGCCGAAAACGAGCACAGCCCCGGCAGTTTCGTGTAAATGTATGTGACGTATGAATAATAGACATATTTGCAATCACACGGTGGTATTTCGCGAAGCTAAAACCGGAGGCAACGTGATCCAGCAAAATTTTGCCTACGGAATACGAACGCTGTGGGGGAGCTAAAAACTGCACTGGGTCAACTTCCTCGGCATCGGTGgctatttttctctcaaccAACCGTCGATCTGTTTTCaggataaatttcaaaaaatacgaGAAGACAAATCTGCCGAACTACGACCACCTGATGAATTCCTCGGCTTATAAAATGATCCACAAGATGGAGGCAGAACCGCAAAAGGGGATCCCGGTTCGACCAGCCAAGGTTATCGCGGCGGAAGATATCCTCGAACGAGTCGTAAGTGCATTATTTCTCCTTTTGCgtttaattattctttctttattttctgaaTCGCGGCGCCATGCCACCTGTCACCCGGTTTTTCTTGTCTTCTGCATCCTCGCTTGGTACACATCCTGGAATGTCGAGCATCGGTATGCTGGGAACGCGGGTTTTTTAGACagtgttattatttattagaaCGCTATTTTTTAGCCAACGTCAAGAGTCGCGTTATGTATTGTGTACAGATATTGCAAGGTTTTACAAGCATATTCTTATCCGTTGCAGAAATCACCAACTCCCAGTGTTATAGAGGATCAAACTACCGAGCGCACAACGATCAccgataattaaatttttacgcataatactataatataataaatagaaTTTTAACCATgcgaatataataaattacagCAAGTAAGTGGCCGAGTCGCTTGTTTCGAGTAAGAATTTAccagataagaaaaaataaattaaataaaatgtaaactAAACTCGAGAGTAATCAAACTTACTGTATGATAAAATcatttattgtataatatttattgctaggaatattttgattttctcaagaataataaattaataaataaaacaacctatacatatgtaataatattatgtacCCTGTACCATTTTAATAACTTTACGTCACGGTTTTTTCCGAAGTGTTCGTTATTTCGTTCTATAAAAGCTTACGTTTTGCTGCAGTAAagcgtgaaattgaaaataccgCAGGGCTGCTGATTGGATAAAATGTTTTAAGACTCTCCGCCAGCCGCTGTATTTGTAATTTCCTTGCTCGTCGTCGGATAATCAACCGTCAtcggttaaaaaataaactgatTTCCtgagatttattatttttacgatcAGGATATCTCTACTTTCATTTTCTCAATTGAAATGTAGATTTTAAAAGTGGCGTTACGTATCTCCTGAAATACACGAGTCTCCGTACTATAAAGTGTGCAGCTGGGTTCCGTCGAACCGCAATTTTCCGGACTCGAACCGCAAGTCACGGAAAAACGTTAGATCGTTTCGATACACGATTCCTTTTTCCTGTCTCTCTCTTCACTCGCAAGCGTTATTAGCGACTCaggagtagaaaaaaatgcaaacgAAGTAACGAATTCTCCTAAacgtgagtaaaaatttgccacTGTTTTACTTACCGATTTACATGGACTTGCATTGTTGCATCAAGTCTTCTTAGCTATCGACTGCGAATTTGAGCACATAGAAAAAGTCCTATTTTTAACAGCGCCTGCAGTCGGCTCAGATCGTGTAATAATGccaaactctctctctctctctacctctctctcactctatGAAGCTGTGCACCTATACGAGCTGCATTGATAGGAGTAGTTCGGTCGATGCTGTAGCTCGTCCGTAAAAACGACTAAATTTAAACTCTACAATTCCAAGCTGCACCGCGTCGCCAAGTCAGCCCTTATTTCCAACGAGCACCGGAGCCTCTCCTCATCCGCAGCTTAGGCGTTAATAAACCGTAGTGTAAACCGGATTATCTATGGAATGTGGTGAAAAGTAAGGTCCGTCACTGCATCAGATTGACACGACAGCCAGAAGTTCATTCAGTTCGTATATTATCCGCTGCTTCCTACGCAACCATAGGTAATATCCTGCGGTCACGTATACAAGACACGCGTGCAAGAGCTGTTGATTTTGACGCGATATATTTAGACAGAAACTCCCCGGGGTTAATGACTACTACTGTCTGCCGATAATGAGTTTCTCGTCGCGACCGCCCCGTGTTCCCCATATCTCAGACTCGTCTCACGTACTTCGAAATCTGAACccaagaaatattttaatccTATTACCGGTCACGCATACATGCATCCCTCCATGCAGATGCCTGAACTGCGCGATCATTCTTGATCCATTCGATTCAGTAATGGGCAACGACGACGATTCGATTCCAACGTCGAATTGGGTATTTCGCGCATAATCTGTGCTAGGTACAATCAATTGTTGGCATTCTTCAACCATACACGCAACGCGGTGAGTTTCTTCGAACCGCGGAATATTATGCGCGAATACGGCGCAGctggaaaataatttgtattCGTTATTCCGAGGCGTTAATGTTGTTCAGAATTTCCTTCTTCTTAGCGAATGTGTGTATCAATGACTCGAAGACGGAGCCGCTATTTTTACGCAACCTCTAAAAGAAACCTCGGAAATCTCTTAGTCGACGATCGATCGTCAACACACACAGAGACCAATTGGGTTTCGTGAATGAATGATGCGGTGTCCTTATTGCGACGTTAACGAAATCGATATTTATAATTGAGAAATTTGACTGATTTTGTGGTTGACGTAACTACAGACGATTAGCGATTGATCAAAGTTGTTTTTATCAAAAAGCTACATCGTTTCGTTAGCCGCCGATTTCGTCTTGGAATTAGCATACCTGTTCGTTGAACTCAATCATCGAGTTATTATACCTAAAACCGATTAGACGTGCGATATCACATCGTACCGATCTGCGGTGACGTTCGTCATGAATTACCGCTGCGCATACAGCGACAAGTATGTATGGAACAAAGTAAATTTCCAATGCCGCGGAACGAGTCATCGGGATTGTAATTCGCGATCATTTAGCATACCTGCGTAGGTCCAAGTTCCGAAAGACAGGCGACGGTGCAGCGAAAGCGTTGACTCACTATCGCTGACTAGCTCAGAACCGTTGCGTGGTGGTCTCCTGGTCATTTTGAGTCGAGGATATTACAACCAGGGCTGGCCCCTCGTACCTGCAACAATTCATGCAAAACGTGTTAAGAATGATTCACGAACTAGTTCGCATTCTCGTGACCGTTGCAGCGGTCCTGGAGAAGGGGAAATGCAGCAGCAGCCGAGCAACTAGTGAAATAAAGACTACGACTCGTCTCGCTCTCGATGGCAATTGATATGCCAAAGATACGGGAGGCGTGCTGGCTTCGCACAATTTCCCAGAAATACGTCTGAGGAAATATTCCGGAGATCTCCTGCAACAACGTCACGCAGCGGAAGTAAACGAACCGCGTTGCGGCTTCCGTGCGGCTGAACGCTGCGGAACCAGGTTGGTCGTGGCAACTGTGGAACGATCTCATTTTCTCCAATGTAAAGCCGTTGAGTTAAATCATAAAACTCCCGAAGCAGCACAATGTCTCGTAATCGTTAGCgctttttcgattttacaattCGACGCTGAAAGCTTGACGGTAAAACGtgattatacatttatacatgtgCAAAGACTTCGATTTTACGCATTCTGGGGAAGGCGTACAATCGCAATCGTGTCGAGTTCTCGGCTTTTTCGTTTCACGGATACAACATAGACTCGTCGACGTAGCAATCAGCGGGAAATTCCTGAGCCAGTGATACCGCGAATGAGCGGAATTTTACGGTGGCTATCAATTAACAATTAAGTCTGTACGTCGGCTCGGCGTAGATTCGACGAGGAGCTGCGGGCACCGGATAGCCAAAGCGCAAAGGAGAGCTGGAGGGAAATGCTGAGAATGCCAACGCCGGCTGCTCGCCGACCCGATCCCAGTAGATCCCGGTAGAATCTCTTCGTGCGGCACGACGCATGCGCGCCAGAGTCGCCGGTTTGGAGAGCATGGAGAGAGCTCCTGCCCGAGTGACCAGAGTTTACTCCGGTTTTCGCGTTCCTCGAGAACATCGTCGCGGTGCTTAGACAGTCACTCCCGATCGTTTCGTTACCAACTTCGCGTCCCACGAATCACATTTCGCACATACAACGTAAAGGAAGAAAGTTGATTGTCGCTAAAAACGTAAAGTTATAATAAACTAATTCtaagattttatttcaaaacgcGCGTTGCATTTAAACAAGTATAAACAGTACTTGTCGGATTATCGGTTGatagggtttttttttttttttgcatatgCTCGTTTGGCGCAAGTTTTCTTTCGTTGATTGTTTGAATTACTCTCGCAAATTTTAATCACCAATTGGAATTTGTTACTTAAAAAGTTTGAGTGATGGCGCAGCTAATCAGCGTCAAGTTATCCAGGTTTGATAATTCACCTTGGGGCTTCCGACTTCAAGGTGGCAAGGATTTTGGAACACCTCTCGTCGTTCAGAAGGTTAGTC
The Neodiprion fabricii isolate iyNeoFabr1 chromosome 1, iyNeoFabr1.1, whole genome shotgun sequence DNA segment above includes these coding regions:
- the LOC124187940 gene encoding uncharacterized protein LOC124187940 isoform X1 — protein: MAIDIKFTKFDNTPWGFRLAGGSDFPQPLTVIRVTEGSLAECMGLRVGDIVVRLNDQPVSSYTHGRAQEALVLAGNNFVLSVLRSEDSEKVIEAIQQENIVPYNIPLEELKPVYSPEVPEESVPESCTTEFTESERMSETPEKIVDPDEEALMSKPMDANSEVVTNKNLTDEEIALLILEEEELLPEQGVLGVNFKKLRPRAALLKESKVLEELQKIETADPPQVQELKRSTTFLQKPQRPPPRPKTEAEQPKGEQYRVVIQKQKKKSFIERLTEKGLLGPIPSPEPPSQKTTPAPTPTATPEPPVCNSEEELSRPGSKADGMTEVIEEVTEVVEWGDCGEQDSVRTEEITCETRESEISIEQISVPKFDKEKMKELVTTELNLEKQLESVQSQLLALKQLPSEIETHLRIVSEQLYKIMELSGVSKDSLSSSRLVSEQNSEVTKEITEGDYSEQVEDEQSLMIDEEHHYEEIVDDIRENGVEENRDEDQSHGDEKPSAAPCEADDVPKIVEPAEEIEVKDDRVKKFVISYETQIIRSRDASPALSDRSFKPDPNLSPKDQLIQELQQKQGRKHSKDLWPQAKQVELTYGRRWRCPNDFFNDEMIAEVLSSQAEVLNGRALGINFKKYEKTNLPNYDHLMNSSAYKMIHKMEAEPQKGIPVRPAKVIAAEDILERVKSPTPSVIEDQTTERTTITDN
- the LOC124187940 gene encoding RNA polymerase II degradation factor 1-like isoform X2, which translates into the protein MGLRVGDIVVRLNDQPVSSYTHGRAQEALVLAGNNFVLSVLRSEDSEKVIEAIQQENIVPYNIPLEELKPVYSPEVPEESVPESCTTEFTESERMSETPEKIVDPDEEALMSKPMDANSEVVTNKNLTDEEIALLILEEEELLPEQGVLGVNFKKLRPRAALLKESKVLEELQKIETADPPQVQELKRSTTFLQKPQRPPPRPKTEAEQPKGEQYRVVIQKQKKKSFIERLTEKGLLGPIPSPEPPSQKTTPAPTPTATPEPPVCNSEEELSRPGSKADGMTEVIEEVTEVVEWGDCGEQDSVRTEEITCETRESEISIEQISVPKFDKEKMKELVTTELNLEKQLESVQSQLLALKQLPSEIETHLRIVSEQLYKIMELSGVSKDSLSSSRLVSEQNSEVTKEITEGDYSEQVEDEQSLMIDEEHHYEEIVDDIRENGVEENRDEDQSHGDEKPSAAPCEADDVPKIVEPAEEIEVKDDRVKKFVISYETQIIRSRDASPALSDRSFKPDPNLSPKDQLIQELQQKQGRKHSKDLWPQAKQVELTYGRRWRCPNDFFNDEMIAEVLSSQAEVLNGRALGINFKKYEKTNLPNYDHLMNSSAYKMIHKMEAEPQKGIPVRPAKVIAAEDILERVKSPTPSVIEDQTTERTTITDN